The Kroppenstedtia pulmonis genome has a segment encoding these proteins:
- a CDS encoding 3-hydroxybutyryl-CoA dehydrogenase: MNVQQFTVIGAGQMGSGIAQVAAQAGMQVKLHDIEDAMVQKGLKGIEKNLTRQVEKGRMKGEERDGILQRIQGTTQLEEAAAKADIVVEAVVESMAVKTELFRRLDEICPPHTILASNTSSLPITEIAAVTKRPEQVIGMHFMNPVPVMKLVEVIRGLATKDEVYLAVEQLARKMEKTPVEVNDFPGFVSNRVLMPMINEAIYTVYEGVAEPEAVDQVMKLGMNHPMGPLQLADFIGLDTCLYIMETLYEGFGDSKYRPCPLLRKYVKAGWLGKKTGRGFYSYEG; the protein is encoded by the coding sequence ATGAATGTCCAGCAATTTACAGTGATCGGAGCCGGACAGATGGGAAGTGGGATTGCCCAAGTGGCGGCCCAGGCCGGGATGCAGGTGAAACTGCATGATATCGAGGATGCCATGGTGCAAAAGGGATTGAAGGGAATCGAAAAAAACCTGACCCGGCAAGTGGAAAAGGGCCGGATGAAGGGTGAAGAACGGGATGGGATTCTGCAGCGAATTCAAGGAACCACTCAATTGGAGGAAGCGGCGGCAAAAGCGGATATAGTGGTGGAGGCCGTTGTGGAGAGTATGGCGGTCAAAACGGAGCTCTTTCGCCGGCTGGATGAGATTTGTCCCCCCCATACGATTCTGGCCAGCAATACTTCTTCCTTGCCAATCACGGAGATTGCAGCTGTGACGAAGCGGCCGGAGCAAGTGATTGGGATGCACTTTATGAATCCGGTGCCTGTTATGAAATTAGTAGAAGTGATTCGTGGTCTGGCCACAAAGGATGAAGTGTATCTGGCTGTGGAGCAACTGGCTCGAAAAATGGAGAAGACGCCGGTGGAAGTAAATGATTTTCCGGGATTTGTGTCTAACCGGGTGTTGATGCCCATGATCAATGAAGCGATTTATACCGTATACGAAGGGGTGGCGGAACCGGAGGCAGTGGATCAGGTAATGAAACTGGGAATGAATCACCCGATGGGTCCTTTGCAACTGGCTGATTTTATCGGTTTGGACACCTGTCTGTACATCATGGAGACATTATACGAAGGATTTGGAGACTCCAAATACCGTCCCTGCCCCTTGTTGCGGAAGTATGTCAAGGCTGGATGGTTGGGCAAAAAGACCGGACGGGGCTTTTACAGTTATGAAGGTTAA
- a CDS encoding acetyl-CoA C-acetyltransferase, whose protein sequence is MADTVILGGARTPIGKFGGGLKDVKAAELGGIAIRGALERSGVPDEAVEEVIMGMVLQGGAGQIPSRQAARKAGLPWEVQTETINKVCASGLRSVTLADQVIRSGGSEVLVAGGMESMSHAPYMLQGARWGQRMGDGNMVDMMIHDGLWCAFDGVHMVVHGSNTAAKYDVSREEQDQWALRSHQRAIQAIDSGKMAEEIVPVTVKGRKGDVVVDTDESPRRDSSYEKLSNLKPVFLQDGSITAGNAPGVNDGACAMVVASEAKAKELGISPMARVLGHAAIGLEAKDFPVTPAFAIQKLLKKHGLTVDQIDLFEVNEAFAAVALANGKILGWDEEKVNVNGGAVALGHPIGASGARIILTLIYELRRRGGGLGVAAICSGAAQGDAVLIRVD, encoded by the coding sequence ATGGCGGATACAGTGATATTGGGTGGAGCACGGACGCCGATTGGGAAGTTCGGCGGCGGGTTAAAGGATGTAAAAGCGGCGGAGTTAGGTGGCATCGCCATCCGGGGAGCGTTGGAGCGTTCAGGGGTTCCGGATGAAGCGGTGGAAGAAGTGATCATGGGGATGGTTTTACAGGGAGGAGCGGGTCAGATTCCCTCTCGGCAGGCGGCACGGAAAGCCGGGTTACCTTGGGAAGTTCAGACGGAAACCATTAATAAAGTGTGTGCTTCCGGGCTGCGAAGTGTCACTTTAGCCGATCAGGTCATCCGTTCCGGTGGGTCAGAGGTGCTGGTGGCAGGAGGCATGGAAAGTATGTCCCATGCTCCCTATATGCTGCAGGGAGCCCGCTGGGGTCAGCGCATGGGGGACGGGAACATGGTGGACATGATGATCCATGACGGATTGTGGTGTGCTTTTGATGGGGTGCATATGGTGGTTCACGGCAGCAATACTGCTGCGAAATATGATGTCAGTCGGGAAGAGCAGGATCAATGGGCTTTACGGAGTCATCAGCGGGCCATCCAGGCCATCGACTCCGGAAAAATGGCAGAAGAGATTGTACCGGTTACGGTGAAAGGACGCAAAGGTGATGTTGTGGTGGATACCGATGAATCACCACGCCGGGACAGCAGTTATGAAAAATTGAGCAACCTGAAGCCGGTCTTTTTACAAGACGGGTCCATAACAGCAGGGAACGCTCCTGGAGTGAATGACGGAGCTTGTGCCATGGTGGTTGCCTCTGAAGCAAAAGCGAAGGAATTGGGTATTTCCCCCATGGCCCGTGTGTTGGGACACGCCGCCATTGGTTTGGAGGCAAAGGATTTTCCTGTCACTCCGGCTTTTGCGATCCAAAAACTATTGAAAAAGCATGGATTGACAGTGGATCAGATTGACTTGTTTGAAGTGAATGAAGCCTTCGCTGCTGTCGCCTTGGCCAACGGGAAAATCCTGGGTTGGGATGAGGAAAAGGTGAATGTAAACGGAGGAGCCGTCGCTTTGGGTCATCCCATTGGAGCCAGTGGAGCCCGGATTATCCTGACGTTGATTTATGAGCTTCGCCGTCGAGGCGGGGGATTGGGTGTAGCCGCCATTTGCAGTGGAGCCGCCCAGGGAGATGCAGTCTTGATCCGGGTGGATTGA